A segment of the Candidatus Brevundimonas phytovorans genome:
GTTTGAAAGCGGGGGCGATTGAGGTCCCAGTTAGGGTGTCCGGCCTCCATCGTCGTCTCCCATCCTTTGAGGGATGGAGTGGCTTGAATGGGAATGTGCCAGGCGCGGGAGTATTCGGCGCATGTAGACGCTTGGGTGGTGCGGCGAATCCGGCCCGCGGCGAAGGAGGCGAGGCCGGAGCCGGTTGATCGTCGTGCGGCCATGTATCTCAGGGTTTCGACGGGGCGACAGCCGGCTTCGCTGGCTCTGCAGCGGAGGGAGCTCGAACGTTATGCCGGCAGCCAGGGCTTTGACCTCGTCGCGGTCTACGAGGATGTCGGGAAGAGCGGCATGACGTTGGAGAAGCGGTCAGGCTTGAGTCGGCTTCTCTTCGACGTGGTCACGGGAAAAGCGAATTTCGCTCAGGTCCTGGTTCTTGATATCAGCCGGTGGGGACGGTTTCAGGATCTGGACGAGGCCGCCCACTACGAGTTCGTCTGTCGAACTCACGGCGTCTCGGTGACCTACTGCCGCGATCTGGTGGCCGCCGGCCCCCCGGGGCAACTCGCCAAGCAGGTCAAGCGCGTAATGGCGGCGGACTATGTCCGCCAGATTTCGGACAGGACGCGTAGAGGAAAGCGCCGGGCTGCCGAGGCGGGCCGCGCGCCGGGGGCATGGCCTCGGTATTTGGTGGACCGGCAGATCATTGAGTCTGACGGAGCGTTCGGGCCTGTTCTGCGGTGCGGAGATTTTCGCTCTCATCCGCTTCAATCCTTGCGCCTTGTCCCTGCGACCGGGGAGCGGTCTCTGGTTGTAGAGCGCATTTTTCGGATGTTTGTCGAAGGCGGTAAGTCGATGGCGGATATCGCCGCGACCCTGTCGGACCAGCGGGTGTTCTGGACGGATGGGTCGCCCTGGACCCGCCGACGCATCGCCAGGATTCTTCGCGACCCGCTTTCGAAAGGGCTGCAGCATTACGGCCGTTCGCGAACCGTACTGGGCGTTCGTGGTCTGGAGAGGGACAAGGGCCGCTGGGGAGAAATCCGGATCTTCGAAGGGATCGTGTCAGAAGAAATCTTTGAGGCGGCTCAGGCGCGGTTTCGAGCGCTCGACGGCAGATATGCTCATACCAACGAGGAACTGATCTCCGGTCTCAGAGCACTGCTTGAAAGAGAGGGGAGGCTTTCCGGCGCCTTGATCGATACCTGCCCGGGAATCCCCAACGCGAGGCTTTACATCTCGCGATTTGGCACCCTCGCGGAGGCAGGGCAGTTGGCAGGCTACGTGAAACCGCGCGTCTCGCGAGGAGCGGCGCCGGACGGGAAGCCGCTTTCCCGGGAGGCCATCCTGGATGGGCTGCGTCGGCTGCATGGAGAAGAGGGAAGGGTGAATGTTTCGCTGATCCAGGCGGATCGTCGCCTTCCATCCGTAGGCCTGATCCAAAAAACGTTCGGCACGGTCACGGCCGCCTATCTGGCGGCGGGCATATGATGGGAGAAGAGCCGCCCTTCGAAAGGGATGACCTTCCGGCCAAGTTGAGGCGCCATTTCGGGCGAGATGCTGACGGCGCCATCGTCCTGTCTCCGGACACTTCAAATATCCAGCAGCAGCCGGATCGCGCGGCCCAGTACCTGCGCATGTCGACAGACCACCAGCGCTATTCTCTGGCCAATCAGCGCGCCTATATCGGGAGCTTCGCCGAGAGCCGCGGGATCGAGATTGTCCGCACCTACGAGGATGCAGGGAAAAGCGGAGTGACCGTAGATCGGCGGTCAGGTCTGCAGCGGCTTCTCTCGGACGTTCTTTCAGGCGAGGCGCCATTCTCGACCATCCTCGTTTTCGACGTCAGTCGCTGGGGTCGGTTCCAGGACGCCGATGAGGCGGCGCATTATGAATACCTATGTCGGGAAGCTGGGCTTTCGGTGGTCTATTGCGCCGAGCTTTTCACCGACGACACCTTCGGCTCCGTCTTCAAGCAGCTCAAAAGAGTCATGGCCGGGGAGTACAGCCGGGACCTGTCCGTGAAGGTTCGCGCCGGACGCTGGGCGAAGGCGGCCCGAGGGCGCGCGCTCGGGGGCAGCGCCGTGTACGGTTTTCTGCGGCAGGTCGTGAACGCGGATGGGAGCGCGGGGCCGACTCTGCCGGACGGACAGTGGAAATCGCGGCTCGATCAGGAAGTCCGCTACGTCTGGGGTCCTCCTGAAGAGCGTGTGGTCATACAGCGGATTTTTGAGCTTTTCGTCCATGAGGCCCGCAGTCAATCGGGGATCGCGAGGTTCCTCACCCATCAGGGCGTCATGTGGCGTGACGGAACGCCCTGGAACGGCGATCGCGTACAGAAAATACTCAAACGCGAACTCGTTGTCGGCTTTCAGGCCTATGGGAAGTCCAAGGTCGAGCTCGGGAAGCGAACCATCTATGTCGACCGGTCCCAATGGACCTACGTCCGGGTCCTGGATCCCATTGTCGACATCGACACCTTCGTCGCGGCGCAGGAGCGGATGGGGGCTCTGAAACGAGGTCGGGGCAAGACGGAGGAAGAGATGGTGCGTGAGTTGCGGCGCTTGCTGGCCAGCCGCAGGCCCACGCTCGAAGCCATTCGGGAGGCTGAGAACATGGCGTCGCCCACCATGTACCGCAGTCACTTCGGCACGATTAGAGCAGCCTATGAGCGGGTCGGCTATCAATATACCGGCTTTCGCCGAGGGTTGAATCCGAACGGCACGCCGCTTGATCGGGAGCAGACGATCGAGGCATTGCGGGCTCTCCACAAACTGCATGGGCGCATCTCTCTTAAGCTGATCAAGGCGACGCCTGGGATGCCGGGAGATAGCCGGATAAGGTCGTTGTTCGGCTCGATTGCCGAAGCCTATGAGGCTGCGGGTCTCCCCGTGGGGCCTCGCGTGGGGCGACCTCGGCGCCCCCCGAATGAGAGTTGAGAACGGCCAGACCCTGTAAGGTGGGGTTCGTCGAAGATAGGGGACACCTGGGCGATGTCTCGCCGCGCCAGAGGCGTCCTCCCGTCACGAACCCGTCGTAGGCGTCGAGCAAGCTTTGCCTTAAATACGAGTCGCGGCGGCGACCGACCTCGCCCCGTAGACGGTCCGACGCGTCTCTCGCCGAGCGGGTCGGACCGTCGCCTTCGGGTACGGACGCCAGAATGCCTGATCCAGAGCGCCGATCGATGGCGTTCGGGTTCTGGGCGGGCCACACTGACCTCATGGAATCAGGACGCAAGACTCAAGCGGGATGGACGGGCCACGGACGCGGCAAGGGCGGCTTCGAGGTTTATCGTGGCAAGGGCCGGCATGCCCGACGGTTGCGGCCGTCTGCTTCCGGCGGCGTCATATTCAACATCTTTATGTCCTGGCTCCGCGGCAAGGCTTAAAGCCCGTGTCGGAATTCGGTCTGCGAGACGCCGAGCGCCAGATCAGCGCCGCGAATTTCCACCAGGCTCGGCGCTAGGCGAGACTCTCCAGATAGGTGCGGATGTTCTCGAGGGCGGCCAAGTCCGCGCCATAGCCGCGTCCGCCCAGTTCGACGTTGGGGGTGATGACGCAGAGCATGCCGAGATCGCGAGAAGTCCGCCCCGCAAGCCAGCAGCTTTTGAAAGTCGCCTCTGGGAGGCTGCATGCTGAGCTCACGCGCATCGCACAAGGAAGGCATGGTCGCGAGCTTGGGTGGAGGCGCGGATAATTCCTCGCCTCCACATGCTGAATTTAATTGCCGGGCGGGGGCGTGGTGGTGGTTACGACGGCGGTGCTGTTGGCCGGCGGCGTGACGACGGTCTGACGCTCGACCGATACCGGCTCCGAAGCGCGGGCTTCAGCGACCCGGGCTTCAGCCTGGGCGCGGATCGCTTCAGCCCGAGCGGTAGCGCTTTGAGCCTGTGCGATGGCCACGCTGTCACGGGTGCTGCTGATCTGGTTCTGGACCAGGGCGGCCTCGGCAGTCTGTCTCGCATTGTCGGCGGCCGCTTCGGCCTGGACGACGCGGAGCTCAGCGTCGGTCGGTCCCTCGGCTGGACGCATTAGGATATAGATGAGGCCGAAAACAACCGCGGCCAGAAGAATGCCGACCACCCACCAAAGGGCTGTGTTGCGTTCGCGCTCGACGATGATCGTCTCGGGCGCGCGGCGGATCGTGCTGCCGATGGGCGTGATCACGTTCGGGTCGTCGCGCTTGAAGTCGTCCATGACTCTTCCTCTTCGTTGCTGGGCTCAAATGGCGCGGCGCGAGCAATGGTTCCGCTTGTGAGGACCGGTGCCCTTCGGATGAAGACGGCCTTGCCCGATGGCCGTCATTTAAGTTCGCTTCCAGTCTTTGGAACCTGAGCCAATGAGGAGCCGTTCGGGCCGGACAGCATCAGCTGTTCGAGCGGTGGTCCGGCCATCGGCGCCGCTCACCCTCTATCGAGTTGAACCCATCCTTGCCCCTCGTCCGGATCGGCGAGGGGTTTTTCGTCAGTGGTCCAGCGCGCCTTGTTCAATCAAACCCTTGACCACCTTGTCCTCGAGGGAGGCGGCGACTTCACGCGCGAAAGCGCGCTGGGCCTGATCCTCGTCTAAGATCACCCGCTCGGGCGTGTTTCGGCTACTGGTCAGTCGGTAGAAGGTTTCATCCTTCTGGCGCGCAGAGAGACGCTTGATACGCTCCAGCTTCACGCCCGCATGGGCTCGAACCATCTTCTTCATGAGGACCTCCTGTCTGGGGATTCAGACCGAGAGGACGGCTTTGGTTCCCGGTTCGAGGACCTCGTGCTCACCTGGCGCGCAGAGTCGGGGAGAATGCCGGCGCTTTTCGAGGCGCGGGGTTTTGAGGCAATATGACGCTCGGCTTTGAGGGAGGACGCCGTGGGTGATTGCGAGACTGAGTTTGTGGACCCGTTGGAGACGCTGCGGCGACGTGCGCGGGCCACGCCACGTCTCATTCAGGACGAGGAATGGCGGATTGAGATGACAGCGGCGATCGCGGCGGCCCGGGCCTGCGGCGTCAGCTCCGAAACCCTGGCCGATTTCGAAGCCCTGTTGCGCGGATGAGGGCCGTCACCCTTCAGCGAGGCTTGTTTGTGGTCTTCATCGCCACCGCCGGGGTCATTTTTATAGCGAGCGGGGTCGTGCTGGCGCGGGGCGTTTCGATTCTGCTTTGACGGGGAACCACGGCGACGCTTTGCGAGTTTTCTCGGGCGTATTCTCCTGGGGAGGAGAATCGAGGAACGGCCCGGCAGCGCAACAGCCCCCCTTTGCGGCGCTCCGGGCCGTTTTTTGTCTCTGACAGGGTCCGGCCTCAAACCATTGTGCAGCTTGCCGTGATCTCGCGGCACTATCTGTTGTCGTGATCCTGAGGGTCGTTGTTCGGACCGCCAGGCCTCGAGGTCCTTCGAGTTCTCAGGTTTGGGTCGGGTATCGGACATAGCGACGTCCTCAACTGCCGGTTGCCCTCGCGCGTTCGACGGTGGCGGTGCACGAGAGTTGGGTTTCGGGCGGGACTGGCCAGACGGAAACCAGGGCCGCCGGGGTGGCGAACAGGAAAAAGGCCCCGGCGACGACCGGGGCCTGTTCGGTGCGACTGAAGCAGGGCGTCAGATTCGCGGACCGCGTCCGCGCATGCCTCCAACGACCAGAGAGACCACGAAAAGGATGACGGCGATGATGGCGACGAATTTCGCAATCTCGAACGACATGCCCGAAATGCCGCCGAAGCCGAGCACGGCGGCGACAAGGGCGATGATGAAGAAGATGATGGCCCAACGAAGCATGGAACGGTCCTCTGAACATTGTTGACGGAGGTGAAACTTCGACACCTCCATGCCGATCATTCCACTGCCGACCAACGCCCTGAATGCTTTGACCGTTCCTTTCCTGTTGGACGGCGTCCGCAGTCTGAAATCCCATGCAGAACGTCTCTGAAGGCGGCGCGGGGGCTGAGGCGCTTTGTCGTCGTGGGGTGCGGACATTACGCCCGTCTGTCGGTTGGGAGCGCGGCTCTGGTTCAGGGCCAGCAGATCTGGCTCGAAATCGGATCCGCAAGCTTGGCGCGGGCCGTGTCGGTAGGGCGCAGGGCGTTGGCCCAGGGTGAACTCGCCTATGGGCCTGATAGCCGGTCCGCTGCAGAAGATTAGGATGTCGGGTCCGGCCTAACCGGGGTAGGGGCTGCCTTTCAGCACGGCGGCAAGATGAGCGGCGTTGGCGGCCAGCATCTTCGCGGTTTTGGCGACGGCCTCAGGCGTTTGCGGCAGGTCCTGGAAATCGGTGGAGCCCATGGCTTCGCCCACCCAGTAACAGGCGCCCACGGCCGGAATGGTCCAGCCGACATCGTTGAGGGCCTGGAACAGCTGGGCCGAGGTCGCGTGGGCGCCATCCTCATTTCCGACGATCGCCGCCACGGCTATCTTGGAATAGCTAGGCATGCGGCCCTGATCGTCGATCTCGTCCAGGAAGGCGTCCATCCGCTCAAAGACGCGCTTGGCGACGCTGGAAGCCTGGCCCAGCCAGATTGGCGTGCCGAAGATCAGGATGTCGGCCGCCAGAATCTGCTCGCGAAGGCGAGGCCAGTCGTCACCCTCGCCCTCGTCGGACGTGACGCCGGGCGCTATGGCGTAGTCGGCCATACGAAGGGTGTCGGCGACCCGGACATCCTTTTCCTCGAGAGCGGCCGTGATAAGGGCGATCATGGCGTCGGTAGAGCTACGGCCTCCGCGGGTGAGCTTGAGGCTGCAATTGATCGGTTGGGCAGTCAGCGCCATGGGAAGGATCCTGTGATGTTGCGTTTGAACCCTGGAGACAGAGAGTCTGTTCCGGTTGTTCGCACCGGTTCGGAACGCAATCCGGTCGCCCTGATCGATCCTGCCCTCACCCTGCTAAGTGCGGAAAGAGCCGTTCTGCAGGGGCCAGCTCCGCAGGCCCAGCGCCGACCTTTTCGTCATGCAGAAATCTATCCGCCGTATCCCCGGCCGCCCATACCCGGGCAGGCTCAAGGCCTATTGCAGCAGAAACCTAACTTACATTCGGTTCTACGATCCGCTTCTAGGTTATGGTGAAAAATCGCTGAAGGGTATTTGAGTCGTCCAGCTATCTGGTTTCCGAAGGGGAGCGACCGACCTATTGCGCTGTGTTGTTATCTGGCTTCGCCTACCGACAGAAGCAGACGAGCGGCGGTGCACGACAAATCGTGTCCATCCACATTCCGGGCGAGGCGTTGGACTTCCAACACCTCTTTCTTGATGTCGCTGACCATAGCATCCAGATGTTGACCCGGGGCGAGGTTGCGCTGATCGCTATGCGCGACCTGCAGGCCGCCGTCGAAGGCAACCCCTCGCTAAACCGCGCCATCACCCGGCGCATCCTGGTTGAGGCGTCGATCTTCCGAGAGTGGGTCCTCAATGTCGGCCGGCGGGATGCGCGCAGCCGCATGGCCCACCTTCTGTGCGAGTTCGCTATACGTCTCCGCGTCGCTGGCATGACCGGCGACCACGCCTATGAACTGCCTATCACTCAAGAGCAGTTCGCCGACGCCGTCGGTCTGACCTCAGTCCACGTCAACCGAACTCTGCGATCCATGAGTGCTCAAGGTTTTGTGGTGCGCGACAGACGGACGATTTTTATACCGTCCTGGCAGCGCTTGGCGGAAATTGCTGATTTCAACGAGCGCTATCTGCACCTGAGGACCGAACCGCTAAGCAGGTGACCTGTACAGAAACGGCGGTCTACTGGCGTGCCTTTTCCTTCTGAGCTGGATGAGCCCATGCGTCTCCGGAGCGTTATTTCCGGCGGCATAGCGCCTGAGATTTGCTCCGTGATGTCGATCAGTCACAGACGCATTCTTCCGGTCCAGTCGTCGTAATCTGGGGACGCAGCTTGCCGATGTTGGGGATCGCCGATCCCGGCCCAGGCAAGCGACGCTCAGTGAAGTTCTGCTGATCGGTGAAAAAGAAGACGCCCGCCCTTTGGGACGGGCATCACAGGTTCAGGACGGCATTTCCTGCCCTTGTCCGCGTTGGGCTTCCTGCGGATCGCCTTCGGGGGCCGTGTCGGCCTGGACCTTGGTGAGGTTGCCGTTTTCGTCTGACAGGAAGTCTGCGGCTCGTTTGTCGCCACTCCGGTCGAGCGTGGCTTCTCGAGCCGCTTGCTTCTGCAGGCTGTCTTCACCCTGGCCAATACCCGCCGTGTCGGTCTTTCCAGGCTGACGCCGCTTCTGATCGGGGTCGGGATCGGATCTTGCGCTGGTCATATGGACCTCCCTTCAATCAGGATTTGCGATCGGAGTTGCTGTCGAGGGCCGCTCCCGATCTTCTTCAGAATCTTCACCTTCGGCCTTGGACGTCTCCCGTCGAGCTTGTTGCTGAAGGCTGTCGTGGTCCTGTGGATCGTCGTTCGGACCAGCGTTGTTGTCTTGAGTCGGTCGAGGATCGCTCATCTCAGGCGCCGGCCCCGAAGCCGTCGGGCCCGCCTGCGCCGGCAGAGCCTTCACCGCCAGTGGCAGGGGCCG
Coding sequences within it:
- a CDS encoding recombinase family protein; amino-acid sequence: MGMCQAREYSAHVDAWVVRRIRPAAKEARPEPVDRRAAMYLRVSTGRQPASLALQRRELERYAGSQGFDLVAVYEDVGKSGMTLEKRSGLSRLLFDVVTGKANFAQVLVLDISRWGRFQDLDEAAHYEFVCRTHGVSVTYCRDLVAAGPPGQLAKQVKRVMAADYVRQISDRTRRGKRRAAEAGRAPGAWPRYLVDRQIIESDGAFGPVLRCGDFRSHPLQSLRLVPATGERSLVVERIFRMFVEGGKSMADIAATLSDQRVFWTDGSPWTRRRIARILRDPLSKGLQHYGRSRTVLGVRGLERDKGRWGEIRIFEGIVSEEIFEAAQARFRALDGRYAHTNEELISGLRALLEREGRLSGALIDTCPGIPNARLYISRFGTLAEAGQLAGYVKPRVSRGAAPDGKPLSREAILDGLRRLHGEEGRVNVSLIQADRRLPSVGLIQKTFGTVTAAYLAAGI
- a CDS encoding NAD(P)H-dependent oxidoreductase, giving the protein MALTAQPINCSLKLTRGGRSSTDAMIALITAALEEKDVRVADTLRMADYAIAPGVTSDEGEGDDWPRLREQILAADILIFGTPIWLGQASSVAKRVFERMDAFLDEIDDQGRMPSYSKIAVAAIVGNEDGAHATSAQLFQALNDVGWTIPAVGACYWVGEAMGSTDFQDLPQTPEAVAKTAKMLAANAAHLAAVLKGSPYPG
- a CDS encoding DUF1328 domain-containing protein; the encoded protein is MLRWAIIFFIIALVAAVLGFGGISGMSFEIAKFVAIIAVILFVVSLVVGGMRGRGPRI
- a CDS encoding Crp/Fnr family transcriptional regulator yields the protein MSIHIPGEALDFQHLFLDVADHSIQMLTRGEVALIAMRDLQAAVEGNPSLNRAITRRILVEASIFREWVLNVGRRDARSRMAHLLCEFAIRLRVAGMTGDHAYELPITQEQFADAVGLTSVHVNRTLRSMSAQGFVVRDRRTIFIPSWQRLAEIADFNERYLHLRTEPLSR
- a CDS encoding recombinase family protein, which produces MMGEEPPFERDDLPAKLRRHFGRDADGAIVLSPDTSNIQQQPDRAAQYLRMSTDHQRYSLANQRAYIGSFAESRGIEIVRTYEDAGKSGVTVDRRSGLQRLLSDVLSGEAPFSTILVFDVSRWGRFQDADEAAHYEYLCREAGLSVVYCAELFTDDTFGSVFKQLKRVMAGEYSRDLSVKVRAGRWAKAARGRALGGSAVYGFLRQVVNADGSAGPTLPDGQWKSRLDQEVRYVWGPPEERVVIQRIFELFVHEARSQSGIARFLTHQGVMWRDGTPWNGDRVQKILKRELVVGFQAYGKSKVELGKRTIYVDRSQWTYVRVLDPIVDIDTFVAAQERMGALKRGRGKTEEEMVRELRRLLASRRPTLEAIREAENMASPTMYRSHFGTIRAAYERVGYQYTGFRRGLNPNGTPLDREQTIEALRALHKLHGRISLKLIKATPGMPGDSRIRSLFGSIAEAYEAAGLPVGPRVGRPRRPPNES